CGCGCAGTTCGAGGACATCAGTTTAACTAACTAAATATGTATTATACGTAATAAATAATATGTTTAGAAACAACATTCTTATATGAATTAAATGGTACAATTTTGATAACATATAATGCATtatttagttagtcaaatcgatgacctagaactttcccaagacagagggagtactacttttcTAAAAATATTTTGGAAAGGTGAGAGAGAATTTATAGTCAGACTTGATAATATTTGACTACATATAATTCAGCAACAACCCATAAAATATAATGATACTGCAACGACTTGTTACACCAATGAATACTATTTCATGACCAAATGACTTGTCACATAAATGAAAACTTAAGAGAAAAGTTAGGTGGGACGTCCGCATTAAATTGTTGAATGCGGGGATTGAGAAAAACTCACAGATGCATGTACATAATAAAAGGCATTGGTCATTGAGTGGCCATGCATGCATGTGCTGCAATTAATGCATGTAGTAATTGAGTATTTTTGTAAACTGAAAAATTATTACTACACCACTCACCATTTGACTTGGTTGGAGGGTATTTTTAAATTGCACCCTCTTTTGATTCCTATAAGACGTAATATCATAGAAATATGAAAATCATAAAAGATGAGATGACATGTAGTATCTCAATTTCTAAGGAGAAAGAGacgccatttgatgcataggatttgAATTGTGCACTATCACCCCGGAGCTCTCGCCTTCTACTACCTCCCTTTGCACGTCCTCCTACCCTCCGCACCCGGGCCATTGTGCATCGGCACATATTTGGGCACGAGAATACTTCGCGGAAGTTGTTTGGCCACACCATGCATAAAGGCCTCCATTGACACACTTCTCGTCTCCATCTAGCCCATGTAGGTGTAGCTTCTCTCACCTGCTGCAATGCTAGGTAGCTCCTTCATATAGTCGTGCAATTTTGGAACAAGGCTGGATCGATCAACGACTATCTAAAACAGCACTGGTGCATAGTACTCCTCCATATAAGCGCGTTTAGATAACAACTTAATGATCTAAATACTTTATTTTCTTTTACGAAGAGAgtagatctctactcctaatggacgacttgATGAATAGTCTCCGCGGTTTAATTTCGCTGGGtttttcgtcatcctcccacctTCGGTTTTTTTCCGTCATCCTCCCACCTCCGTTAACTCGCAACCCTCTGACAAAAAAAACCGTGTAAAAAAAAAACCCTACGATCGATGCCTCATGCCCATAGCAGATAGTTCTCCGCCGCCAACCAGCCCTTCGCACGTCCGATCCACCCCTTCGCCCACGCGGGACGACTCCTGCCCTCTAGGGTTTcctacgccaccgccgccgccggggaACTCCTCGACCAGCCCACCCTCCTGCCGCTCCGCCCCCTTCCCTTCCCATCGCCGCAGTCGCCCCCTCCATCTCCTGCCGGAGCCACTCCCCTGCCGCGAACATCCTGCTCGCGTTGTACATGACCGGTACGGCGGCCCTGACGGGGAGCGAGAACCGCCACGGGAACGCGGTGGTGAGCCCCTCGGTGAAGACCTGCGCGGAGAGCAGGAACGCGTGCGGGGCCATGGCGGCGATCCCCGTGGTGTCCCCGGACCGGAGGCCGTCGAGGATGTACAGCGCCGGGAGCACGGGGCCGACGAGGAACCCACCCACGGTGTGCGAGGGGTCTCTTCCCGTACGTCAAGGCATCCCGCCTCACGTTTCCTCTTTCGGCATCACGGGCCGCCGCCGCACTCCCTCCCCCGGCCGCCCCGCGGGCTTCTATCTCTCCCAGCTCCGCTGCCGCGCCCcgtcttccatctctacatgaatCGCTGCTGTGGAAGCCATGCCCCACCGCGCCACCCGGCGGCCATCCGGGCACGCCGTGTCCGGGATGATGGAGTTGAGTCGGCCAGGTCCCTGTTCCCGTCGGCATCTTCTGCATCGGGACCCGTGGGGCCAAGCCGCGCGCTGCTCATCTGCGTCGATGGCGTCGGCGTGGCCTTCCCCTGCCAAGACCGGCGGCTCCTTGGCTggatcctctcctctcctctcctctcttccacctctcGTTGTCGGGTAAGTCGCAGGTATTGTATTCGTAATCGGTTCCAATCTCGCGCCCCTGATTCACTGTTCTTCGTTTGATTCATTTCAGGTGCTCCTTGCGTTGATGTCGAGGTCTTAGTCTCGGTGATTTCTCCTTGTATGTTCTGTTGATATTGGTACCGTGTTCTGAACCTTGCTGCTTTGGAAAGGGTGTGGTTTCAGTTTTGATGGTTCTGTTCAATTCAAGGTGATTCAGTAATGTTCTGCGTATAAAGTGCTTCCTATTTTTGCGGTGAAAAACAGCGTGTTGGAGATAGTTCAGACAGTCAAAATTTGGcagtattttcttcttcttttgaccCCGTTTCTTCATAGTTAGTCAGACTCAATAAGAATTAGAGCAAGTTGGAAAGAGGTTTGTTAGGTCGGAACTGATATATTTGCTTTCGCCTAGCAGCCTATACATATCATTTTATATGACGGGGATTGTGCTATATTACCATGTTATAAAGGTAGAGCTAGGATATGTCTTTCTTGAACTGTGTGGACATGCTCATGGCGGAGGTGCTCTGTTTGTATGTTTTTTCAAGTAAAGTGGAGAAACTCCTGAATTGTGTCTTCAGAAATAGTTTACTGTTGCTGTGTTTCGCTCTGGTGGTTGTCAAGGTCGATTCAGATGCTGGTTACTGTGTTGGAATCTACCAATCCTTCTGATCATTGTGTTTTTCTGGGCCTGGAGGTCTACGCCAAACCCCAGGGCAGGGTGGTTCGAACACCAGTGCAGTACGCGCTGGGACGGACATCATCTTGTCTCTGTCTCTACTAATTCAAATTACATGTAACTTATTCTTTCAAAAAAATTACATGTAAttaaagaaaatatgccctagaggcaataataaagttattatttatttccttatttcatgataaatgtttattattcatgctagaattgtattaagcggaaacttgatacatgtgtgaatacatagacaaacatagtgtcactagtatgtctctctttgactagctcgttaatcaaagatggttgagtttcctagccatagacatgagttatcatttgattaacctattgctttcttcatgacttatacatgttcctatgactatgagattatgcaactcccgtttaccggaggaacactttgtgtgctaccaaacgttacaacgtaactaggtgattataaaggtgctctacaggtgtctccgaaggtacttgttgggttggcgtatttggagattaggatttgtcactccgattgtcggagaggtatctttgggcccactcggtaatgcacataagccttgcaagcatagcaactaatgagttagttgcgggatgatgtattacggaactagtgaagagacttgccggtaatgagattgaactaggtattgagataccgacgatcgaatctcgggcaagtaacataccgatgacaaagggaacagcgtatgttgttatgcggtctgaccgataaagatcttcgtagaatatgtgggagccaatatgagcatccaggttccgctattggttattgaccggagacgtgtctcggtcatgtctacattgttctcgaacccgtagggtccgcacgcttaaagttcgatgacggttattatgagtttatgtgttttgatgtatcgaaggtagttcggagtcccggatgagatcggggacatgacgaggagtctcaaaatggtcgagacgtaaagatcgatatattggacgattatattcggacatcggaaaggttccgagtgattcggatattttttggagtaccggagagttacgggaattcgccggggagtatatgggccttattgggctttaggggaaagagagaggagaggttgggcgcccccctcccaaggcgtagtccgaattggactagggggaggggctgcgccccctctttccttctcttctctctcccctttccttgactcctactcctactacttggaagggggggggatcctactcccagtgggagtaggactcctcctagggcgcgccatagagagggtcggccctccccctcctccactcctttatatacggggaggggggcaccccttggagacacaacaattgatcattgatctcttagccgtgtgcggtgcccccctccaccatagtccacctcgataatatcgtagcggtgcttaggcgaagccctgcgtcggtagaacatcattatcgtcaccacgccgtcatgctgacgaaactctccctcaacactcggctggatcggagttcgagggacgtcatcgggctgaacgtgtgctgaactcggaggtgccgtgtgttcggtacttgatcggtcggattgtgaagacgtacgactacatcaaccgcgttgtgctaacgcttctgctttctgtctacgagggtacatggacacactctcccctctcgttgctatgcaacaccatgatcttacgtgtgcgtaggaaatttttgaaattactacgttccccaacagtggcatccgagccaggttttacgcgttgatgttatatgcacgagtagaacacaagtgagttgtgggcgatataagtcatactacttaccagcatgtcatactttctgTAAACTATTAAAGCTTTGTGCTGAAATGCAGGCCAAGATTGATGAGTTGAAGGCGAGAAAAAACTACTACACTACCCAACAACTTATACAGGTGCATTTCCTATATTTTTACAATAACATGACCTGCCAGTTGTGCTTTATGCAGAGTTGTACTGGTTAGTAGTTAGTGTATGAAAAATAAGCATGATTTATGCTCCCTTTTCACCTTCCTGAAAACAGTACATGTTGTATGTGTTGATGACGCTTTCATAGTGGTGATACAGAGATATGGTCTTGACCCTACTCAAGCTCGTCCACACCAATGTTACGGTAGCTGCTTCTGCGAGTCTCTTGTCATCTTCTTCGCCGCCGGCTCGGTAAATCTCTCGGTTTACTTCTCCTCTTTCTCTCTTGAGCTTTGTAGAAAGTGGGCTAGGTGGGGAGGCCGAGGGCAAAGTGCAGCAGGAGGTGCATCGGTTTGAATGTATGTGTAGCCGGTAAGGGCTGGTTCGTTATCATCTCAAAGGCTGAAAGATCCGTTGCTGCAGGTCACCACATCCGCTTCCCACAGCTGTGGACGACGATAAGGAGGTGGTGGGTGACACGGGCAAAGAGTGCTTGGAGGTTAATGTTGCTTGTCTGCGTGTCTGCCTAGAGAATTTTCTGTTGTTTGATTTGGTTTTATAAGTCCATATTGCATGTCTGCATAGAGAATCTCATAATATGATTGTTATTATTATATGTCTTACAGAAGTGCATAGTTTCACTATATCATAGTATTATAAATGCATGAGGGTTGATCTGGGTAAGTGTCTGGCACTCTCTCCAGCATGCCACAATGTAGCATTTCTTAATGTTGTACAATGATGCTGATATCATATACAATAGCACTGGATGTGGTGGTAATGTGAGCTACGTGAAACCTTGCAACCTACTATTTTAACTACCATTTTTTATCTTCAGTTTCTGAATTATTACCAATCACACATTAATCCCGAGGCGATTCCATGCTTGATCACCTCTTAGGTGGACTTAACCCCTCATGTTGCCGGAACAAGTAGCAGTGCCGCCCAAACTCCCGATTACCCGTTGTATTGAGTTAATTGCCCTTGAGGTGCGGACTTGCCATTTATTGTGATTTTACCATTCCtcattttaaaattttgttccaCAAGATAGTTCTTGCTCATAGAGATGCGTTGCATGGATTAAAAAAAACAGAgaacatgtcaagtttgtgctttGAAAATGGGATACTATGCTCAGTTCTAACTTTAGTGCTGACAAAATGGAGGAGACCATGATTCCTCTTCCTGTGTACCTTCATGTGAAGGAGAAATTACAACATTGTGATATATCAACTAAAACTGTGCACTAATTTATTGACGGAACTGCTAAAGCATGACTTTTGACTCATTTGCCTACATTattgcccgtagcaacgcacgggcatactaCTAGTACTAATTAGTACACGAGTGTATATCTACTGCATGCGTGATGGATTTTTTTATTGCTCTTCGTTTCACCCGCTTTGTAGCTCGCCTAGATAGAAACAGAGAGGGAGCCTCGCTCAAAGGCGCCACCCTCGTCAGTTTGCCTCGGTGACCTACGGAGAGGTGAAATGAAGAACTCATTCCCTTGGTGCCCATTTGTCTATTTTTTTATCCTCCTTTGCAGTATATTATGGCATAAGTATTCACTTCCTTCTGGTTTGTAAGGCTTTCTCATatataatgggtcaaactttgaccataACTTTAATTAATAAAATAAAAGTTATTTGTAAGAAATAATGTACATAATTGGAACTTTTTTGAATAAAAATTCAACAATAGATATTTTGTGATATATAATTATATTTTGCTAATCAAAACTATGATCCCAAAACTTTTTTTCATAAATATACAAAACTTGCATACCATTCATTGATAGAAGAAAAGGAGATACAAAGTGTGTGAGCTAGGACCCACGAAGGTGCTAAGAGGTCGGCGAGCAGTGACCAATCACTTGAGGGAACGATCGATGATGACCGATCTCTCTTTCGGGAAAGCAACACCTTGCAAACCAAAAAGGAGGGAGGAATAAAGGACAACTCAACACAGTTCAATAACCACAAGCTGAGGCTAAATGAATTTCTATAACTGCAAACTATACTAACCAAGTCTTAGATCAGTCATAAACATAATACCACATGCATAATTATTTCTGGACAAACATAGTTTCATATCATAAATAAAAAATCACAATGGTCAAGGTCCTGTTTAGAATGTGAAGTCAGATCACCCTTGCTAAATACGAAGAAAATGACAGGAGATACAAGAACGACGGTGGCCAGAATAAAGAGCAAGACGAAGTGTGTTGGTGACAGCGACGTGGTCATGTTCCTGTGCCCACAAATCTATGGAAAGATAGCTGATTCGCAAGCCACTTGTAAGTTGTAACTCAAATAATAATAATTGTGAAACTGGATTGAAAAGTTTGTGACCCCGTCAGGTGGATGCTTTATGTTTCTGATTTGATACTCCATCCATTCTATAATGTAGTGCACTCATGTTTTTTGAGAtttaattttgatcataaattagaCCAATAATACATAAATTATTTTACTGAAAAATTACACTTttgaaaacttctttcaaatacgaAT
This DNA window, taken from Triticum aestivum cultivar Chinese Spring chromosome 1D, IWGSC CS RefSeq v2.1, whole genome shotgun sequence, encodes the following:
- the LOC123167239 gene encoding formin-like protein 20 yields the protein MPIADSSPPPTSPSHVRSTPSPTRDDSCPLGFPTPPPPPGNSSTSPPSCRSAPFPSHRRSRPLHLLPEPLPCREHPARVVHDRYGGPDGEREPPRERGGEPLGEDLRGEQERVRGHGGDPRGVPGPEAVEDVQRREHGADEEPTHGVRGVSSRTSRHPASRFLFRHHGPPPHSLPRPPRGLLSLPAPLPRPVFHLYMNRCCGSHAPPRHPAAIRARRVRDDGVESARSLFPSASSASGPVGPSRALLICVDGVGVAFPCQDRRLLGWILSSPLLSSTSRCRVLLALMSRS